The window aggttacaaattgtggttgactacaattctgctgctgctgatggcccacaatgcctcatggatgcccacttttcaattgctagatctgttcgaagtcaatcccatttagcatggtggatatcctcagtgtgaagacaggactgtgtggtggtcactcctatcaataccgtCAGGCACAGATGCATCTGAGACAGGTAGATTGGTCAGGATGAGGTCGAGTAGATTTTGTCCCTCACCAcgtgccgtagacccagtctagcagctatgtcctttaggagtcgGCCAGTAATGATGCTAAGGGGGGAtgctaggtggtaatcagcaggaggtttccttgtccatgtttgacctgatgctatgagacttcatgaagtccagaatcaatgttgaggactaccagggcagctccctcccaactatataccactgtggcATCACTTCTGCTGCCAGtgcgacaggacatacccgggatggccatgggggtgtctgggacattgtctgtaaggtatgattccatgagtatgactatgtcaggctgttgcttgactaatctgtgggacaactctcccaacttcggcacaagcccccagatgttagtaaggaggactttgcagggtcgaaaggACTGGGTTTGCGTTGTCATTTCTAGTACCTCGTTTgataccgggtggtccgtccggtttcattccttttcttaggctttgtagcagtttgatacaactgagtgtcttgctaggccatttcagagggcagttaagagtcaaccacattgctgtgggtctggagacacacgtaggccagaccaggtaaggacagcagattttcttccctaaaggacattagtgaaccagatgggtttttacagcaattttttaattgttttttttaaattccagatttattaattgaattctagcatggtggaatttgaacccatattCTAGTCTAGTGACATTCACTCTACTCCACCGCCTCTCctgatctactggttccccttttccACCtgctgttacatcctcaaagaacactaatagatttgtcaaacaccatttccctttcataaaaccatgttgactctgcctgactgcaTTATTATTTTCTAGATGTGCTGCTATGacttcctttataatggattccagcagttttccaatgacagatgttaggctaactggcctatagtttcctgctttctgttgcctCCCTTTCTTGCacagatgttgatggtggaggatttactaatggtaatgccattgaatgtcaaggggagatgtttggatTCCCTCTTGTTGAAAACCTAGAATGCTGTCATTGTGCTTTGAGGTACATAGATTCTCCCCACCATCAATCAAACATTATCACAGCAAAACTCACAGGCCACTGAGTGATGTCATCCTCCCAGATGTGTGGTTCAGCAGAGGCAGGCTCCTCACATGTCCTACACAAGACAGCACAGTTAGTCACACAGTCTGTTTTGAATTCATTCTCAGGTTATGGGCCTTGCTGGCAAGATCAACATTTATTCTCATCTTTGATGGTAACTGagtaacttgctaggccattttaggagGCAATTAAGAGTCACCCAGATTGGTCTGGAATGGGAGTCACACACTGGGTATGGATGGTAGGTTTCCTTCACTGAAGAATCTTTGtggaccagatggatttttatgacaaactgatggcttcatggtcaccattactggtacCAATGTTTTAATCCAGATAAAATTGGGTAGGTATTGGGAAAACGTTAAAGAGGCATCGTGGCAATATTGGGGTGGTACCAGGAGGTGGTATGAGAGGGAGATATTGCCAACAAGTGCTGACTAATGGTAACTACCAGATATCAGGATTCACTTGCCTCGGATCCTGATGACAGACCGCCCCTGACGATCTACTCCGATTGGTGGACTCCAGGTAGGGAGCGTCAGCATTCGGCCATTTTACAAACATAGCGAGTGTTTCCTGTATTTGCAAATAGAAAAGGTCAGCAGGTCACAGGAATAATTTTGTGATTGGACAGCTGTACTCCTATGGTGAGGAAGCTAAAGTAACAAACTGTACAACAAGATGACCTGAGCTGGGTTTCTGACATCATACTTTGTCAAACTTGATCAAAAACACATCAACCATTGGAGAAACATTGTGGAAAGGAATCAAAGAGTTCACAAACAGCAAATGGATTGGAGTTATACACAACACATCACTCCAGTACACATGGAAGCAATGCTCTTCAACAAATAGATACCTCCAATGCAAGGGAGACAGTGGTAAATCAGCTTCCTGGTGACAAGGTCAGTTCCTGGGGTTTAGTCACTAATATTGGAATGAAAGGCAAGGTGTATGCAAATGACACAAGCTAGTCCAGGTGCTCAAACATACCGAACAATCTTCCTTCAATGTCTGCACACAGCCGGAATTATCATTCTGAATACAACAGCCAGAGTTCCTCTCctgatctctctccttctcaatgaGTTTTGAGATGGATTGATCCCTCCGTAAGCAGGGAGAAAACTTTGCTCCAAGATGAATGAGAGCATCCTGCAAAGAGTCGAAAGTGTATAGTATCTAACTGTGTTGTATAGTAAATCAGATCAGTTGCAGCTTTTCACCTCATTACATACTCACCGAGCTGGGCCCTATCCAAAAGTTCTCTTGCTGCACATGTTCCACACTCTCATACGTCCCTTTATTCCTCAACACCTGCAAAAATTGAATGAACACAAAATTTTTGCTGCTATTGTTTCTCCTCTTTGTCATCTCTCTTTAATTTTAATTTATATTCACTAAAGCCCAAAGTTGTGGGAGAAAAATTGTCTTTGAGCACAACTGTAAAAACTGTAAACAGTTTAACAGCCTGACATCAAAGCTTGTTGGGTCAAAGATCTCTTGCCATTCTCCAAATAAACAGCTCAGAAAGGAAGAATCTTAAAGCAGCTCACACGTCTATTTCTCCCTTAtaaagtatatatttttttaaacaggCAATTAATTTTGGGTGAAGGGGAAAATAAAAAGTAACAAAATGCAGTGTTCAAGTTCCATCGCCTTGTCCGAGGGCTGCCGTCTGTAACAATCCTGGATAAGGACAGCTCCTCAGCTCCCTTGGAGAGACCATGGGTGACCCTCAGCTTCAAGGTACCTTATTGCAGGAAACCCTTAGTCAAATGTTCCTCTGTTTGACGGTCTCACCGCACTGAAATTGACAATCAGTAGGTTTGTTCCAGGATAGGAGGGGGATAGTGTTCAATTGCAGAATTAAAGGTAGTTACTAACGGGGTTGGTAGGAATGGATTTTGATGAGATATGTAGGATGCTTGAGTAAGCATTTGAGATCATCTCATAGCCTAAGCTCAGCCCATAGCTCACTGAAGTCTATCCCTCCAATCCGCTAAACTCGTATTGAAGCCCATTCCGACCGAAACATTATCCTAATTCTCTtaactttttttattcatccatgggatgtgggcattgctggcgaggccaacatttattgcccatccccaattgccctcgagaaggtggtggtgcgctgcctaagaggaagagcaggcagggagatgttgtggagcacagcgggactggtggtctgaagtgcatttgtttcaatgcgagaagtataacaggtaaggcagatgaacttagagcttggattagtacttggaactatgatgttgttgctattacagagacttggttgagggaaggacaggattggcagctaaatgttccaggatttagaagcttcaggcgggatagaggggggatgtaaaaggggtgggggagttgcattactggtgaaggagaatatcacagctgtactgcgggaggatacctcggaggggtcgtgcagcgaggcaatatgggtggagctcaggaataggaagggttcagtcacaatgttgggggttttctataggcctcccaacagccagcgggaggtagaggagcagatatgtagacagattttggaaagatgtaaaggtaacagggttgttgtggtgggtgattttaacttcccctagattgactgggactcatttagtgctaggggcttggatggggcagaatttgtaaggagcatccgggAGGGCttgttgaaacaatatgtagatagtccaactagggatggggccgtactggacctggtattggggaatgagcccggccaggtggtcgaagtttcagtaggggagcatttcgggaacagtgaccataattccataagttttaaggtacttgtggataaggataagagtaggcctcgggtgaaggtgctaaattggggggaggctaattataacaatattagacaggaactgaagaatttagattgggggcggctgtttgagggtaaatcaacatctgacatgtgggagtctttcaaatgtcagttgattagaatccaggaccagcatgttcctgtgaggaagaaggataagtttggcaagtttcgggaactttggataatgcgggatattgtgagcctagtcaaaaagaaaaaggaagcattcgtaagggctgacgaatcccttgaggaatataaagacagtagaaaggaacttaagcaaggagtcaggagggctaaaaggggtcatgaaaagtcattggcaaacaggattaaggataatcccaaggctttttaagagggtaactagggatgttgaggttagggatagatgtttgattactctaggtcaagtcggcataaggagggaggaagtgttgggtattctaaaaggcattaaggtggacaagtccctaggtccggatgggatctatcccaggttactgagggaagcgagagaggaaatagctggggccttaacagatatctttgcagcatccttaaacacgggtaaggtcccggaggactggagaattgctaatgttgtccccttgtttaagaagggtagcagggat of the Heterodontus francisci isolate sHetFra1 unplaced genomic scaffold, sHetFra1.hap1 HAP1_SCAFFOLD_2411, whole genome shotgun sequence genome contains:
- the LOC137365832 gene encoding inactive rhomboid protein 2-like → MLEAGEWVCCSRGGLLVKEVSPETEATEEELNVMPSAKFIEESLTRMPSELFTRAKPYFTYWITFVHILISLLTIGIYGIAPVGFAQHVKTQLVLRNKGTYESVEHVQQENFWIGPSSDALIHLGAKFSPCLRRDQSISKLIEKERDQERNSGCCIQNDNSGCVQTLKEDCSETLAMFVKWPNADAPYLESTNRSRSSGAVCHQDPRTCEEPASAEPHIWEDDITQWPVSFAVIMFD